TTTTCCCGAAAACCTGCTTGAACAGGCAGAGAATATACAAAATTTCTTTAGAAGAATGCCCTATTCACCTATGAAGACCAATGTTGTGAACGGTGAAGTATCAGTTATAACGGCCATGGGAGATTTGCCGCTGAAACTTCAGCACCCTGATTCGGTTTTACATCTACAGGGGATGCAGCTGTTGGCGCAACAATTTGGGATCATGGAAGAAGCGTTTTATGAAGCCTTGTTAGAGCTTTATTATTAACTTTTTGCAAACAAAAAAGCAATCCCGAAGGATTGCTTTAATTTTTAAGAACTTAAGATTATTTTCTAAGACCTAATTCAGCAATAATAGCTCTGTATCTTGTAATATCTTTTTTCTTCAGATAGTCTAGTAGGGCTTTTCTTTTACCTACAAGCGCTACCAATGAACGCTCTGTGGCGTAATCTTTGTGGTTCTTCTTAAGGTGTTGAGATAAGTGGTTGATCCTGTAAGTGAAAAGGGCAACTTGTCCTTCAGCGCTTCCAGTGTCTGCATCAGACTTTCCGTGTTTTGCGAAGATTTCTTTCTTCTTGTCAGTAGTTAAGTACATTCCAATATTATTTAATGATTATTATGTAACGGCTGCAAAATTACAACAAAACACTGTAACCGGCAACTTATATTTTTCTAAATAAACAACAACTCCATATTGATGTTAAAAAAATCTTAAAATTAACATCGGAAATTGCAAATATGGCTGTATTTTTGCAATACTTTTTTATAATGAAGAAAATCTATTTATTCGCTTTTGCGCTTGGGACTTTTATATTCATCACCGGCTGCCAGTCTGTGCAGGCGCAGAAGAGTGATTCTGCAAAAATTTCCAAAACACCCACCATCATTTATTTCAATCCCACTGTTTTCCCGGATATTGAAGAGATTAAAGAACCGACGTATTCAGCCTTTTTTTCAGCCTTAGCAGAAGGTTTGCAGGGCAACAGAAGTTATCATATGCTCCGCGTAGATGCCAATATGGCTTTTGACTCTGTAAATACCCCATCGGTAAAGGAATATTGTACCCACAACAACGCGACATTTGCGGTTGTCCCGAACGTGAAGTATTTTAAAGTAGGCTTTGGGAAATATGTGTTTTCTAATCAGGTGGTCGTGAGTATGAAGTTGTACGACGCACACGGCAACCTGCTGTCCGAAACCGATTATGATACTTATAAAAAGAATGCGAGACTGCTTGGCTCAGCCGAAAATTCTGTAAAAATCGGTACGCAGGGTGCTATGAAACTGATGAGTAAAAACCTTCGCAAGATCAAATAATTCTCGTTCGCAGACCCCTTTATTCCCTTATAGCAGCGTTATTGTCGGGCATTTTAAGTTTTTTTGAGTTATTTTTGCATTGATTAATGTAAAACAGTGGATACTCAGGAACTTATTTTCAATCCCGCAGATATAGCAGAAACCCTCAGCGAGCTTCATGTGAACGAGCGTGTACTGGCATTTCTAAAAGTTCCGAAGCAGTACAAAGCAGAAGTTTTTTCGCACCTTGATCCCGATTTTCAGGAAGAAACCATCCGTAGTATCGGCAGTGAGGAAGTTTCTGAAATCCTGAACGCGATGACACCCGATGACCGTACCGCGCTTTTCGAGGATTTCCCTGATGAATTAATTAAATATTCCATTAACCATCTAAACCCGCAGGAAAGACGCATTGCCCTGAAATTATTGGGTTACGATTCCGATTCCATTGCGCGTTTGATGACGCCTTATTATATCCAAATCAGGAAAGAGTGGACGGTGAAACGCTGTCTGCAGCAAATTAAAAAAGTCGGTAAAAAGATGGAGACCATGAACCATCTTTATGTAGTGGATGAACGCAACCAACTGATAGATGATATTGCCATTGGGTCGCTTTTGTTGGCAGAAGAAGATACCCTGATCTCCGAACTTACCGATAACCATTTCGTAGCGATTACTACCACCACGTCAAAAGAGGATGCGGTGCAGTATTTCGAAAAATACGACAGAACAGCACTGCCGATTATTACTGAAGCTGGTGTGCTGGTGGGTATCGTAACCATTGATGACATCCTCGATCAGATTGAGCAGCAAAATACCGAAGATATTCAGAAATTCGGGGGTATGGAAGCGTTAGATGAGCCTTACCGCCAAACGCACTGGTTCGAGATGATTAAGAAGCGTGGTTTCTGGCTGATCCTGCTGTTCTTTTTTCAACTTTTAACGGCTTCCGCGATGGGATATTTTGAAGATGAAATTCAAAAGGCAGTGGTGCTTACCCTCTTTGTGCCTCTAATTATTTCAAGTGGGGGCAATACTGGTTCGCAGGCGGCAACACTCATCATCAGGGCAATGGCGCTGCAGGAAATCACTGTGAAAGATTGGTGGCTGGTCATTAAAAAGGAATTGCTCACCGGTTTTTTTCTCGGCGGAATACTTGGGATTTTAGGCTTCCTGCGGATTTTTGCATGGCAATATTTCGGTTGGTTTAATTACGGAGAATATTGGGCTTTCATTGGGCTCAGCGTAGGGTTTTCGCTGATGATGATTGTCATGTGGGGCACATTATCGGGTTCGATGGTGCCCTTTGTCCTGAAGAGATTCAATCTCGATCCCGCCACTTCCTCCGCGCCATTTGTGGCAACTTTAGTGGATGTTACGGGGCTTGTGATTTACTTCACACTTGCCGGACTTTTATTAACGGGTAAATTATTGTAGCATGAGGCTGATTTCACTGGTTCCGAGTATCACTGAAACACTTTTCGATCTCGGCGTGCCGGTGTCACAGGTCGTGGGCAGAACCAAATTCTGTATCCATCCGCAAGATCAGGTGAAAAATACAGCAATTGTTGGGGGAACTAAAAACCTGAATATTACTAAGATAAAAACCCTGAAACCCGATCTCATCATTGCAAATAAAGAAGAAAACTCCAAAGAACAGATTCTTGAACTTCAAAAGGATTTTAAGGTGATGGTGACAGCCATTTCTACCTTAGAAGACAATTACTATCTACTGAAGAATCTCGGGAATTTGTTGGGGAAAACTGAAATGGCGCAGCATTTCAATCTGAAGATTTATGAAATATTCCAAAATATTCCGGCTGGAAGCTATAAAAAGTGCGCTTATCTGATCTGGAGAAAACCTTATATGACTGTAGGTTCAGATACTTTTATTCATGAAATCCTGTCCCAACTCGGTTTTGAAAATATCTTTAAAAGTCATCGCAGGTATCCTGAAGTAGTTACGGAAGATCTAAAAGACGCTGCGTATATTTTTCTTTCAAGTGAGCCTTATCCTTTTTCAAAGAAACATGCCGAAGAACTTCAGCGAGCGTTGCCCGACGCTAAAATTGTATTGGTAGATGGTGAAGCGTTTTCGTGGTACGGTACACACTTGGCGAAATGCGAGAACTATTTCCGTCACTTAATAGCCGAATGTAGATAAAAAAGGCCTCTTCCGAAGCCTTTAATTATCATATTTTTGCCATTTCAGCCTTTATTTTTTCCTGTAAACAAGTAGTCGCTGCTACCAGTGGAAGACGCAGATGGTTCTTGATGATGCCTTTTTCCGCAAGCACTGTTTTAATCCCTGCCGGATTTCCTTCAGCAAAGATCAGGCGTGTAATCTCTACCAGCTTGTTGTGTATTTCGTAAGCTTCTTTTACCTTACCTTCAAAGGCCAGCTTCAGCATGGTTGAGAATTCTTTCGGATAGCCTTGCCCGATAACCGAAATAACGCCGTTTCCGCCAGCTAATGTTACCGGAAGCGTAAATTCATCATCTCCGGAAACCAGTTCGAAATGCTGAGGTTTCAACCTTAAAATATCGAAATACTGTAGTATATTCGGTGCGGCCTCTTTAATCATCATCAGATTGGGGAATTCTTCTGCAAGCCGAAGGGTAGTTGCGGCTTCAATGTTTTGTCCGGTTCTGGAAGGTACATTATAGATAATGATTTTTTTGCCGGTTTCAGCCAGCACTTTATAATGCTGGTAAATCCCTTCCTGATTTGGGCGGTTATAATAAGGCGATACAGACAGTATAGCTTCGAAGGCAGACAGATCGGTCTCTTCAATCTGTTTCTTTACTTCGTAGGTATTGTTCCCGCCGATGCCCAAAACCAATGGCAGCCGCCCATCATTCACTTTGATGATATGTTCGGTAACCTGTGTCCTTTCCTGCGCAGAAAGCGTGGCTGCCTCGGCAGTAGTCCCCAAAACCACCAGGTAATGGGTGCCGTTTTCTATATTATAATTTACCAATTGCGTAAGTGAATCGAAATCTACCGATAAATCTTCGTTAAATGGGGTGACCAATGCAACCCCCAGGCCTTTTAAAATGCTCATTTTTGTTGTATTAGTGTTTCAAAAATACAAAATTAACTCAGAGATTGACGAAAAAAGATCAGCACTTTATATTCATATCTTTATATTTGCAAAAAGAGATTTTATCCCATGAAGAACAGATTTTTGCTGCTCGCTGTAGCATGCTGGCTGGTAACTTCCTGCAAAACGCCGCTGACGGTAGTGCAGATAGCTTCCGAAAAAAACATTGCCCTTACGGCTGACCTGCCGGAAGATGCTACCTTTAAAAATGTGATTGAGCCCTACAAGATAGAGGTGGAAGGAAAGATGAATAAGAAAATTTCCTACACGGCCATAGAACTGAACAAACAAGGCGATAACAGCAATCTCGGTAACTTGCTGGCCGATTATACCTTTGAAGGCGCCGATATGTGGGCAAAACAAAACGGGATAGGCGGAGTGGATGCGGCAGTGATCAACATCGGCGGGATACGCTCCATCATCGGGGCAGGCGACATTCTTACAAAACATGTGTACGAGGTAATGCCCTTTGAAAACGAGGTCGTCATCGTAAAATTGAAAGGTGAGGATCTTGATGGCCTCTTTGAATATTATCTGAAAACCCAGAGAAACAACCCTGTATCACATCTTTACATTGAAACCAATGAGGACAAAGTGACAAAGAAACTCATCAATGGGAAAGAGGTAGATAAAAACCGCGATTATTATATCGCTACGTCCGATTATTTGGCGTTGGGCGGTGATAACATGACTTATTTTGGCAAAGGAGAGATGATTTCTACAGGGATTCGCCTACGTGAACTTTTTATGGAAAAATTTATGGCCAGTCCACAGATTACAGCGCCAAGCGACATCCGCCTGAATTTCAAAAACAAAAAAAACTAAGCCTGATGGACAGAAAAAACTTCCTGAAAACAGTTGGTGCGGGCGCACTTGGCCTTTCATTAACGCCAAATTTGCTCTCAGCACGTCCGCTGGACATCTTATCAAAACCCACGGAAACCAAACTTACCATACTCCATACCAACGATCAGCACAGCCGTATAGAGCCTTTCGACGCAAGTTACTCGCGTAATCCCAACCAGGGCGGTTTTGCGAGGCGGGCAGCTTTAATTCAGAAGATCAGGCAGCAGGAGCAGAATGTATTGTTGCTGGATGCGGGTGATATTTTTCAGGGAACCCCGTATTTTAATTTTTTTGGTGGCGAGTTGGAGTTCAAACTCATGTCCATGATGGGTTATGATGCGGCAACAATGGGGAACCATGATTTTGATAACGGTTTGGAAGGCTTTAAAAAAGTGTTGCCAAACGCCAAATTCCCTTTCATCTGCTCAAATTATGATTTTGAGGATACCATTCTTGAGGGTCTTACTGTTCCTTATAAAATATTTAATAAGAACGGCATCAAAGTCGGTCTTATAGGTGTCGGTATTGAACTGGAAGGTCTGGTAGGCAAAAAAAGCTACGGCGAAACCGAATACGAAGATCCCATAGAAGTGGCGGAACATTACGCCAAATTGCTGCGCGAAGATAAAAAATGCGACCTTGTAATATGCCTTTCGCATCTTGGGTATGAGTTCCGCGATAATCCTAAAAAAGTTTCCGATAAGATATTGGCCGCTAAAACCTCTGGGATAGATCTTATTCTGGGAGGTCATACGCATACCTTCTTGCCGGAGCCACAGCATTTCATCAATAAAAACGGGCGGAATGTACTGGTAAATCAGGTAGGCTGGGCCGGGTTACTGCTCGGTAAAATTGATTTCTACTTCGACAGGAATAAGAAAATTAAGAATATCACCTGGCAAAACCAAGTGATAGATGACCGTATTATTGTGTAAGAACCGATGAGAAAATCAGCACTGTTACTGCTTCTTCTGTTAGCTGTTCAACTACCGGCACAGGTGATATCATCCAGCCGCTGGACAGATTTGTTTTCGTATAACAACGTACTGGCTATAAGAGAAGATAACGGGAAACTGATTGCCGCTACAGAAAACGGTATCTTCTATTATACACTCGCTACCGGTGAAATTACCAAACTCTCCAAAGCCAACGGTTTGCATGAAGTGAAAATCTCGGCTTTCGATTACAATCCTGAAAATAAAATCGGTTTGGTAGGCTATCAAAACGGCTCGCTGGATGTGATTACGCCTGAAGGAATCACCTATGTTGTTGATATTCCAATTGCTACAGGATATAATGGTAATAAAAAAATCAATCATATTTCGATCACCGGAAATCTGGCAGTAATTTCTGTCGGGTATGGCGTATCAATATTCCGGCTTGATAGGAAGGAATTTGCAGATTCTTCTTTCTTTACCAATAGCGGACAGTATGAAGCCGCACGCGAAGCCATCATAAAAGACAATACAGTATATGCTGCGACCGCTTCTGGGCTGAAGTCCCATGAAATCAATACCACTTTCGCCATCTACAGCACATGGGGTACGCTTGCAGACGGCAATATCAGTCACGTAGCTAACAGCGATGTGCTGGCTTTTACTGATGGTTCTGTAGTACGCTATGGCAAGGATAACGTCTTCAACGTATTACCAGGCAGTTTTTCCGGGATTCAGGATGTGGTGGTTTCCGGAGGTTATATTGTAGTAACAGATATGGCTGGCTTATCTGTATACACTGCTGCCGGTGCTTTCATAAGAAATCATAGCACAACGGAAGCCTTGAACACGGGCATTTATGCAAGCAATTCAATTTTCGCGGGAACGAGATTTTCAGGAATTAAGACTGAAGCCGGAAACTCATTGAAGCCGGATGGTCCTTATCACAGTACTTCTTATAAAATCACACTGCAGGATGATAAGATATGGGTATCTACCGGTAACCGGGGTGAGCGCTATAATACCGCGCTTCCAAGTCCTTTAAATCTTGGCTTTTATCACTATACAGGGACCGAATGGGTATACCCAAGTTATTTTAGAACCAGCGGATTCGGCTTCAATGTGATGGATGTAGTGGCTAATCCTGCGGATCTTACTGAAGTCTTCTTTACAAATTATTCTCAGCAGGTTGGCCAGGGTACATATAAAATGAAGTATAACAGCACCTCGAAGGATTTTGATTTTGTTAAAGTATATACTACCGGGAGCGGACCCAGTTACGGCAGACCGGTAGGACTCGCTTTTGACGATAAGAACAACCTTTATGGCTCCGTAGCGTTTCTTGATATAGTGAATCCCACCGGGGATGATACTGGTTTGATGGCTTATGACCGTGCCGCAGATGTTTTCAGATACAAAAGCCTTCAAATAGGTTCTGGTGTACAGAAGCCTGTAATTAGCGATGGCCTCATCTGGATTCCCACCCCAAGAACCAGAAGTCGCCTTGCCGCGGTGGATTACAAAGGAACCACCAGTGTAAACGATGATATGGTGTATGTCATGGACATCAATAATGGTTTTCCTTCAAATTCACAAGGCGTCATTTCTGTGGCGATTGATAAGTCGGGTGACGCGTGGATCGGTACAGATAATGGACTTAGGGTTTTGCAATCCGCAGCTTCCAGTATTAAAGATAAGCCAAAGGCAGAACCGGTCATCATTGAAGAGAATGGCGTAGGTGAAGAACTCTTTCGTGATACAAGCATTCTACAGATAGCAGTGGATGGCGGTAACCAGAAATGGGTATCAGTAAACGGCGGTGGCGTATCCTTTTTAAGCGCTACAGGAGAGCAAACCATTAAACATTTCACCAAAGAAAATTCACCTTTACCCAATAACAGTGTCACGGATATTAAGGTGGATAATAAAACAGGTAAAGTGTATTTCGTAACTTTAGACGGGATTATGGTCTATCAGGGAGATGTATTGAATGTCACTGAGAATTTTGGTGAGGTACTCGTATATCCGAACCCCGTAGTCGCCGCCAAATACAAAGAAAATGTAAAGATCCGTGGACTTGCAGAGAAAACCAACATCCGAATTACCGATGCTGCCGGAAATCTGGTCCATCAGGCCGTGTCGAGGGGTGGATATTACGAGTGGAATCTCAATAACCACCGTGGCGTGCGCGTGGCATCCGGCATTTATTATGTACTGATGACCAACGCTGATGGAACCGATACCGCTACAGCCAAAATCGCAGTCGTAAACTGATGTATCTGCAAACCTGTTACTTGTTGTCTTACATCCGGTATGGCGATCATGATGCTGTATTGCACTGCTTTTCAAAGGATGCCGGCTACCAGAGTTTTTTTGCAAAAGGATCTATTCACCTAAAAACAAGAAAAAAGCCTACCTTTTTCCTTTGAACCTGTTGCAGATCAGCATTGTTCAGAAAAGAAATTCCGGCGCGATCCAGAATGTTTCCAGAATTGAAATGCCGGCGCAGCATTACGCGTTCGATGAGGTAAAGATCAATACAGTACTGATGTTTGTAGCGGATTTCCTGAACCAGGTCCTTCGCAATGAAACCTCACAGAACAGTATTTATATAGAGATAGAGCGGTTCACGCACGAACTTTTCGCCGGCAACTATGATGCCTATGCCGCTTTTATCTTCAGAGTGCTGAAGCTTCAGGGGCTTTCACCGCTGTACGGGGAAGGGCACTTCATGGATGCAGAGGACGGTAATTTCGTGACAGAGCAGTCCAGTACTTATTTTGACGAAGAAATATCAGGCATCTGGAAGAAGTTTATACAGGCCGAGAACGTATATAGCATCCCATTAGGCCGGCGCATTCGTGGTACCTTTCTCGATTCGCTGATGATGTATTATAAAATTCATTTCTCAGGATTTCATGAACCACATTCTCTGGAAATTATCCAGCAGATTTATGAATAAAAAAAACCATTGGTCTATACAATGGTTTTTTTATTCTTTTGAAACAAAATCAATTTTCGGTGGAAAGCCTCGCTCTGCTTTTGTAAACCTGGAAATTAAATACAAAACTTCGGTTACGCAATGAAATCCCCGAGTAATTAAAATGTGGGTCGCGTGCGAATGCCGCTCTGGAAGGTACGATAATCACCCCCTGAAGATTGTAATTATCAGCATCCTGCATATTAAAAGCCTGGAAATTCTTTAAAGCTTCCTGCAATCCTTCAATCTCATAGAAGTTTCTGGTATAAGTAGTGTTGTTCGTTGTATTTAACTTGTCAAGTACGCTTTTCTTCACGTAATAATACGCAGGATCTACCTCGGGGACGCCAAGCCCGCCAATCGTATTCCTGAATGTTGAACCAGAGTTAAAACCTATTTTATCATCGGTATTGGTTGCCACATAAGTCATCGTATTACTCATTAGATGGATGACATCGGTAGGGCCAATGGCTGTACCCGAAGCGGGCTGTGCGTTTGGTCTGATGATGTAAACCACGCCGGAGGGCAGTTTTACAGGTTCAAGGTCAGAGAGTTTGGTGTTTTGCGTATCGGTTTCCGACAATTGTTTGATGTTGCCTTTAGCATCTAAATAATGAGTGTCCAGATATTTGGCGATCGCTGATCATCATAGCTGTTTTGGGTTTCAATGCTCACTTCCTTTATCTGCTCTGCCTTTTCGTCATCGCGGCAGGAAACCAAAGCCATTGAAGCCAGTGCCATATACAGGACGGTTCTTTTCATTTTTAATTTTATCATTATATTGCTACAAATTTATAATGCAACAAAAGTATAAATAAATTATGAGAATCGATAAATTTTTATGGTGCGTGCGTATTTATAAGACCAGAAGCATCGCCGCCGATGAAATCAAAAAAAACCGGGTATCCGTAGGGAATAATGTCGTAAAATCCTCAAAAGAAATTATCCCGGGAGATCTTATTAAAATCCGCAAAAACCAGATTGATTACCAAATAAAAGTCTTAGAGATTCCTAAAAGTCGCGTCGGGCCTAAACTTGTATCGCTTTATATTGAGGATAAAACCGATAAAGAGCAGTATGAAATCCTGAAGATGCGCAATCTGAACCAAGATTATTACCGGAACCGTGGCGAAGGAAGACCGACCAAAAAAGACCGGCGGAGTATCGATGATTTTACCGGCAGCGAACCCAGCAGCGATACAGCGGATGATGGCTGGGATCTCTTCTTCAGTCAGAATGATTCGGAAGAAGATGAAGACGCTGTATGATGCTGTCCGCAACCTCGTGCGGACTCAGCAGGTCTGTATCAATAATTAATTTTGCCTGGGCGTAATAGGGATTTCGCTCAAAAAGGTGTTTAGCGATGAACTCTGGCAGGTCAGCTTTATCAACTCTGGCGATTAAAGGTCTCGATTCTCGCTTTTCAGCCAGTCTTTTGTTTAAAGTGGACACTGTTGCCCGCAAAAATACACTTTCAGAAAACTCATTAATGGTTTCCATATTATTATAGTAGCAGGGCGTGCCACCGCCAAGGCTCAAAATACAATGCTGTTGGGTAGCCAGCAATTCGAGTAAAATGGCTCTTTCCTGCTTTCTGAAAAAGATTTCGCCTTTCGTCTGGAAAATTTCATTCACTGAAAGGTGATGGCGCAAAGAAATCTCTTTATCAAGATCAATAATTTTTAAACCGAGCTTTTGGCCCAATGATTTGGCAATGTGTGTTTTACCGCTTCCCATGTAACCTACCAATGAAATAATCATATTTTAATTTTACACAAATTACGAAAAAAGTTTTGAGATTTTAAAAAAAGACTTATCTTTGCACCACTTTAAAACACAAAGTAACCGCCGTGTTACTGAAGATTTAAAGGGGCCGACTTGGTAGCTCAGCTGGTAGAGCAATACACTTTTAATGTATGGGTCCTGGGTTCGAATCCCAGCCGGGTCACAACAAGAAATTTCCGTACCCCATACGGATTTTTTTTGCCTGCGTGGTGAAATTGGTAGACACGCCATCTTGAGGGGGTGGTTTCCTACGGATGTGCTGGTTCGAGTCCAGTCGCAGGCACTATTAAAATTTAATGTTGAATTTTAAATTTTAAATTAATTTTTGTTTTCATGTTTCAGCATGTTTAATCTAAAATTTTTAATTTAAAATCTATAATTTCAATGACTCGGTAGCTCAGCTGGTAGAGCAATACACTTTTAATGTATGGGTCCTGGGTTCGAATCCCAGCCGGGTCACACTTTACTCTCTGGAGTAATTTTTTTCATATTAATATTTTGTGATTTGGTGATCAAAAGTCTTCTCCCACGAGAAGACTTTTGACGTTATAAGCGCCTAATCCAGGTGAAGGTTGTCAATTAAACGTACTTCACCTACAAATACGACGATGAAAGCCCTGTAGCTGCGGTTGTCGTGGCGCGAATCAGTCTCTTTCAGCGTGGCTTCATCGGAGATCTCGAAATATTCCAGTACCATCCCATCCTGTTTTTCAAAGATTTCTTTTACACGATTGTTAATCTCGGTTACAGAAATCGTTTGGAACCATTCATTAGTTCTC
This DNA window, taken from Chryseobacterium sp. 6424, encodes the following:
- a CDS encoding helical backbone metal receptor; amino-acid sequence: MRLISLVPSITETLFDLGVPVSQVVGRTKFCIHPQDQVKNTAIVGGTKNLNITKIKTLKPDLIIANKEENSKEQILELQKDFKVMVTAISTLEDNYYLLKNLGNLLGKTEMAQHFNLKIYEIFQNIPAGSYKKCAYLIWRKPYMTVGSDTFIHEILSQLGFENIFKSHRRYPEVVTEDLKDAAYIFLSSEPYPFSKKHAEELQRALPDAKIVLVDGEAFSWYGTHLAKCENYFRHLIAECR
- the rpsO gene encoding 30S ribosomal protein S15; this translates as MYLTTDKKKEIFAKHGKSDADTGSAEGQVALFTYRINHLSQHLKKNHKDYATERSLVALVGKRKALLDYLKKKDITRYRAIIAELGLRK
- a CDS encoding pyruvate decarboxylase, with the protein product MKKIYLFAFALGTFIFITGCQSVQAQKSDSAKISKTPTIIYFNPTVFPDIEEIKEPTYSAFFSALAEGLQGNRSYHMLRVDANMAFDSVNTPSVKEYCTHNNATFAVVPNVKYFKVGFGKYVFSNQVVVSMKLYDAHGNLLSETDYDTYKKNARLLGSAENSVKIGTQGAMKLMSKNLRKIK
- a CDS encoding shikimate kinase yields the protein MIISLVGYMGSGKTHIAKSLGQKLGLKIIDLDKEISLRHHLSVNEIFQTKGEIFFRKQERAILLELLATQQHCILSLGGGTPCYYNNMETINEFSESVFLRATVSTLNKRLAEKRESRPLIARVDKADLPEFIAKHLFERNPYYAQAKLIIDTDLLSPHEVADSIIQRLHLLPNHSD
- a CDS encoding DNA repair protein RecO; the protein is MQISIVQKRNSGAIQNVSRIEMPAQHYAFDEVKINTVLMFVADFLNQVLRNETSQNSIYIEIERFTHELFAGNYDAYAAFIFRVLKLQGLSPLYGEGHFMDAEDGNFVTEQSSTYFDEEISGIWKKFIQAENVYSIPLGRRIRGTFLDSLMMYYKIHFSGFHEPHSLEIIQQIYE
- a CDS encoding 5'-nucleotidase C-terminal domain-containing protein; the encoded protein is MKNRFLLLAVACWLVTSCKTPLTVVQIASEKNIALTADLPEDATFKNVIEPYKIEVEGKMNKKISYTAIELNKQGDNSNLGNLLADYTFEGADMWAKQNGIGGVDAAVINIGGIRSIIGAGDILTKHVYEVMPFENEVVIVKLKGEDLDGLFEYYLKTQRNNPVSHLYIETNEDKVTKKLINGKEVDKNRDYYIATSDYLALGGDNMTYFGKGEMISTGIRLRELFMEKFMASPQITAPSDIRLNFKNKKN
- a CDS encoding bifunctional metallophosphatase/5'-nucleotidase translates to MDRKNFLKTVGAGALGLSLTPNLLSARPLDILSKPTETKLTILHTNDQHSRIEPFDASYSRNPNQGGFARRAALIQKIRQQEQNVLLLDAGDIFQGTPYFNFFGGELEFKLMSMMGYDAATMGNHDFDNGLEGFKKVLPNAKFPFICSNYDFEDTILEGLTVPYKIFNKNGIKVGLIGVGIELEGLVGKKSYGETEYEDPIEVAEHYAKLLREDKKCDLVICLSHLGYEFRDNPKKVSDKILAAKTSGIDLILGGHTHTFLPEPQHFINKNGRNVLVNQVGWAGLLLGKIDFYFDRNKKIKNITWQNQVIDDRIIV
- a CDS encoding RNA-binding S4 domain-containing protein, with protein sequence MRIDKFLWCVRIYKTRSIAADEIKKNRVSVGNNVVKSSKEIIPGDLIKIRKNQIDYQIKVLEIPKSRVGPKLVSLYIEDKTDKEQYEILKMRNLNQDYYRNRGEGRPTKKDRRSIDDFTGSEPSSDTADDGWDLFFSQNDSEEDEDAV
- the dapA gene encoding 4-hydroxy-tetrahydrodipicolinate synthase, with protein sequence MSILKGLGVALVTPFNEDLSVDFDSLTQLVNYNIENGTHYLVVLGTTAEAATLSAQERTQVTEHIIKVNDGRLPLVLGIGGNNTYEVKKQIEETDLSAFEAILSVSPYYNRPNQEGIYQHYKVLAETGKKIIIYNVPSRTGQNIEAATTLRLAEEFPNLMMIKEAAPNILQYFDILRLKPQHFELVSGDDEFTLPVTLAGGNGVISVIGQGYPKEFSTMLKLAFEGKVKEAYEIHNKLVEITRLIFAEGNPAGIKTVLAEKGIIKNHLRLPLVAATTCLQEKIKAEMAKI
- the mgtE gene encoding magnesium transporter; the protein is MDTQELIFNPADIAETLSELHVNERVLAFLKVPKQYKAEVFSHLDPDFQEETIRSIGSEEVSEILNAMTPDDRTALFEDFPDELIKYSINHLNPQERRIALKLLGYDSDSIARLMTPYYIQIRKEWTVKRCLQQIKKVGKKMETMNHLYVVDERNQLIDDIAIGSLLLAEEDTLISELTDNHFVAITTTTSKEDAVQYFEKYDRTALPIITEAGVLVGIVTIDDILDQIEQQNTEDIQKFGGMEALDEPYRQTHWFEMIKKRGFWLILLFFFQLLTASAMGYFEDEIQKAVVLTLFVPLIISSGGNTGSQAATLIIRAMALQEITVKDWWLVIKKELLTGFFLGGILGILGFLRIFAWQYFGWFNYGEYWAFIGLSVGFSLMMIVMWGTLSGSMVPFVLKRFNLDPATSSAPFVATLVDVTGLVIYFTLAGLLLTGKLL
- a CDS encoding T9SS type A sorting domain-containing protein, which translates into the protein MRKSALLLLLLLAVQLPAQVISSSRWTDLFSYNNVLAIREDNGKLIAATENGIFYYTLATGEITKLSKANGLHEVKISAFDYNPENKIGLVGYQNGSLDVITPEGITYVVDIPIATGYNGNKKINHISITGNLAVISVGYGVSIFRLDRKEFADSSFFTNSGQYEAAREAIIKDNTVYAATASGLKSHEINTTFAIYSTWGTLADGNISHVANSDVLAFTDGSVVRYGKDNVFNVLPGSFSGIQDVVVSGGYIVVTDMAGLSVYTAAGAFIRNHSTTEALNTGIYASNSIFAGTRFSGIKTEAGNSLKPDGPYHSTSYKITLQDDKIWVSTGNRGERYNTALPSPLNLGFYHYTGTEWVYPSYFRTSGFGFNVMDVVANPADLTEVFFTNYSQQVGQGTYKMKYNSTSKDFDFVKVYTTGSGPSYGRPVGLAFDDKNNLYGSVAFLDIVNPTGDDTGLMAYDRAADVFRYKSLQIGSGVQKPVISDGLIWIPTPRTRSRLAAVDYKGTTSVNDDMVYVMDINNGFPSNSQGVISVAIDKSGDAWIGTDNGLRVLQSAASSIKDKPKAEPVIIEENGVGEELFRDTSILQIAVDGGNQKWVSVNGGGVSFLSATGEQTIKHFTKENSPLPNNSVTDIKVDNKTGKVYFVTLDGIMVYQGDVLNVTENFGEVLVYPNPVVAAKYKENVKIRGLAEKTNIRITDAAGNLVHQAVSRGGYYEWNLNNHRGVRVASGIYYVLMTNADGTDTATAKIAVVN